In Halobaculum sp. XH14, a single genomic region encodes these proteins:
- a CDS encoding Tfx family DNA-binding protein, with the protein MADSQGDADAVEVDVDEVLDGAGFDPESSVLTRRQAEVLALRERGTRQADIAALLGTSRANVSSVEASARENVEKASETVAFAEALAAPVRVEVESGADLYDVPRRVFGACDEADVKVNHTAPGLMNLVSEEAGTAVQGRQVVDPILVGVTTGGAVRVRRSE; encoded by the coding sequence ATGGCCGACTCCCAGGGGGACGCCGACGCCGTCGAGGTCGACGTCGACGAGGTGCTCGACGGCGCCGGCTTCGATCCCGAGTCGAGCGTGCTCACGCGCCGGCAAGCCGAGGTGCTGGCGCTCCGGGAACGCGGCACCCGGCAGGCCGACATCGCGGCACTGCTTGGCACCTCCCGCGCGAACGTCTCCAGCGTCGAGGCCAGCGCCCGCGAGAACGTCGAGAAGGCGAGCGAGACGGTCGCGTTCGCGGAGGCGCTGGCGGCCCCGGTTCGGGTCGAGGTCGAGTCCGGCGCGGACCTCTATGACGTCCCCCGGCGCGTCTTCGGGGCCTGCGACGAGGCCGACGTGAAGGTGAACCACACCGCCCCCGGGCTGATGAACCTCGTGAGCGAGGAGGCCGGCACCGCGGTCCAGGGGCGACAGGTCGTCGACCCGATCCTCGTCGGCGTCACCACGGGCGGTGCCGTCCGCGTGCGGCGATCCGAGTAG
- a CDS encoding mannose-1-phosphate guanylyltransferase, with amino-acid sequence MSEPTPDRPVVAVVLAGGTGSRLYPASRSHRPKQFLPLGGGAGGGRDESLLARTVARADFADRVLVATRPEFADEIPKHAPDAEIVVEPAGKDTGPALLYATWVAGERVASGADGDGGTEPVVVCLPADHHVPDAEAFAATMLRGVRVAADADALVAFGVEPTRPATGYGYVEPGAKRTTGGDGCDHDDRGDGGDRYRDLAAFHEKPDAETAREYVAAGYRWNAGVFAWTPSALFAAARDTPLAPLVDALEAEDPDPDAGFDAVEPISVDYAVMERAADAALVPADFEWDDLGSWDALERVLGSDADGNTLAADALTLDSVGNVVAGDDKHVSLVGVEDLCVVAYDDRVLVVPKGETQRVREVVSRLKRDGKF; translated from the coding sequence GTGAGCGAACCCACACCCGACCGCCCCGTCGTCGCCGTAGTTCTGGCGGGCGGAACCGGGTCGCGGCTCTACCCGGCCTCCCGGAGCCATCGGCCGAAACAGTTCCTCCCGCTCGGAGGCGGTGCGGGCGGCGGCCGGGACGAAAGCCTCCTCGCGCGCACCGTCGCAAGGGCCGACTTCGCCGACCGCGTCCTCGTCGCCACGCGACCCGAGTTCGCCGACGAGATCCCGAAACACGCACCCGACGCCGAGATCGTCGTCGAGCCGGCCGGCAAGGACACCGGACCGGCGCTCCTGTACGCGACGTGGGTGGCCGGGGAACGCGTCGCAAGCGGGGCCGACGGGGACGGCGGCACGGAGCCGGTGGTCGTCTGCCTCCCGGCGGACCACCACGTCCCGGACGCCGAGGCGTTCGCGGCGACGATGCTCCGGGGTGTCCGGGTCGCGGCCGACGCCGACGCGCTCGTCGCCTTCGGCGTCGAACCGACGCGGCCGGCCACCGGCTACGGCTACGTCGAACCGGGCGCGAAGCGGACCACCGGCGGCGACGGGTGCGACCACGACGACCGCGGTGACGGCGGCGACCGCTACCGCGACCTCGCCGCGTTCCACGAGAAGCCGGACGCCGAGACGGCCCGGGAGTACGTCGCGGCGGGCTATCGCTGGAACGCGGGCGTCTTCGCCTGGACGCCATCGGCGCTGTTCGCGGCCGCCCGGGACACCCCGCTCGCGCCGCTCGTCGATGCGCTGGAGGCCGAGGACCCGGACCCCGACGCGGGCTTCGACGCCGTCGAACCGATCAGCGTCGACTACGCGGTGATGGAGCGGGCAGCGGACGCCGCGCTCGTGCCGGCCGACTTCGAGTGGGACGACCTGGGCTCGTGGGACGCGCTCGAACGAGTACTTGGCAGCGACGCGGACGGCAACACGCTCGCGGCGGACGCGCTGACGCTCGATTCGGTGGGGAACGTCGTCGCCGGCGACGACAAACACGTCTCGCTCGTGGGCGTCGAAGACCTCTGTGTCGTCGCGTACGACGACCGCGTGCTGGTGGTGCCGAAGGGGGAGACACAGCGCGTGCGGGAGGTGGTTTCGCGGCTGAAACGGGACGGGAAGTTCTGA
- a CDS encoding DUF7091 family protein: protein MTLTDRLRRVLRQQARKAGREYARSRDAYREGRTDAGTPDLADPAEFGLPANDEGDARIVCRRYAEKRAVALDAAGHPDCFEAGNVDCEGCAEDVRGGRVQTW from the coding sequence ATGACGCTGACCGACCGCCTCCGCCGCGTCCTGCGCCAGCAGGCCCGGAAGGCCGGCCGGGAGTACGCCCGAAGCAGGGACGCCTACCGCGAGGGGCGGACGGACGCCGGCACGCCCGACCTGGCCGACCCGGCGGAGTTCGGCCTCCCCGCGAACGACGAGGGGGACGCGAGGATCGTCTGCCGGCGCTACGCCGAGAAGCGCGCCGTCGCCCTCGATGCGGCGGGCCACCCGGACTGCTTCGAGGCCGGCAACGTGGACTGCGAGGGCTGTGCCGAGGACGTCCGCGGCGGGCGGGTCCAGACGTGGTGA
- a CDS encoding replication factor A (Replication protein A protects and stabilize the intermediate ssDNA that is generated by the unwinding action of a DNA helicase at the replication fork. In addition, SSBs prevent the formation of secondary structures by single-stranded template DNA.): MADLQTQAEEIHEQFSDHLDVPVEEVEEKLDALVTEYSVPVEEARRSVVNSYLDEAGMERDELGPGGAEEALVGEIDEDERWVDLRVKVADLWDPGHDSIAQVGLLGDESGTIKFVAFETSELPELEEGTSYALGNVVTDEYQGNYSVKLNKTTTITELDEEIEVGDDSTEVEGALVDIQSGSGLIKRCPEEDCTRVLQNGRCSEHGQVDGEFDLRIKAVLDDGESVQEVIFDEEATTDLTGITLEEAKEMAQDALDTTVVGEEMADQVVGRYYCVRGPTFGRYVLVDEFETLAGPADAEDVLIKARSM, from the coding sequence ATGGCAGATTTGCAAACCCAGGCGGAAGAGATACACGAGCAGTTTTCGGACCATCTGGACGTCCCCGTCGAGGAGGTCGAGGAGAAACTCGACGCGCTCGTCACCGAGTACAGCGTTCCCGTCGAGGAGGCGCGCCGCAGCGTCGTGAACTCCTACCTCGACGAGGCGGGGATGGAACGCGACGAACTCGGCCCCGGCGGGGCTGAAGAGGCGCTCGTCGGCGAGATCGACGAGGACGAACGGTGGGTCGACCTCCGGGTGAAGGTTGCGGACCTCTGGGACCCCGGCCACGATTCCATCGCGCAGGTGGGCCTGCTCGGCGACGAGTCGGGCACCATCAAGTTCGTCGCCTTCGAGACGAGCGAACTCCCGGAACTCGAGGAGGGCACGAGCTACGCGCTGGGCAACGTCGTCACCGACGAGTACCAGGGCAACTACTCGGTGAAGCTGAACAAGACGACCACCATCACGGAGCTCGACGAGGAGATCGAGGTCGGCGACGACTCGACCGAGGTCGAGGGTGCGCTGGTGGACATCCAGTCCGGCTCCGGGCTCATCAAGCGCTGCCCCGAGGAGGACTGCACCCGGGTGCTCCAGAACGGCCGCTGTAGCGAGCACGGCCAGGTCGACGGCGAGTTCGACCTGCGAATCAAGGCCGTCCTCGACGACGGCGAGTCCGTCCAGGAGGTCATCTTCGACGAGGAGGCGACGACCGACCTGACGGGCATCACGCTCGAGGAGGCCAAGGAGATGGCACAGGACGCCCTCGACACGACGGTCGTCGGCGAGGAGATGGCGGACCAGGTCGTCGGGCGCTACTACTGCGTCCGCGGGCCGACGTTCGGCCGCTACGTGCTCGTCGACGAGTTCGAGACGCTGGCCGGGCCGGCGGATGCCGAGGACGTGCTGATCAAAGCGAGGTCGATGTAG
- a CDS encoding RPA family protein, translating to MSGNVPMREVARRAFAREYNDASYTFKESDDERAPLYLLLPTGERANRVFLVGTLTEKEDVGEDSEYWRGRIVDPTGTFFTYAGQYQPEAASALRELEPPAYVAVVGKPRTYETDDGSVNVSVRPESISAVDAETRDRWVVETARRTLERVEAFDDEGNEYALMAREEYDLPMEEYTDAAIAALESLDAGDELEEEEAPA from the coding sequence ATGTCAGGAAACGTTCCCATGCGGGAGGTCGCCCGACGGGCGTTCGCCCGCGAGTACAACGACGCCAGCTACACGTTCAAGGAGTCCGACGACGAGCGCGCGCCGCTCTACTTGCTCCTCCCGACGGGGGAGCGGGCGAACCGCGTGTTCCTCGTCGGCACGCTCACCGAGAAGGAGGACGTGGGCGAGGACAGCGAGTACTGGCGCGGCCGCATCGTCGATCCGACTGGCACGTTCTTCACCTACGCCGGGCAGTACCAGCCCGAGGCAGCGAGCGCACTCCGGGAACTGGAGCCGCCGGCCTACGTCGCGGTGGTCGGCAAGCCGCGGACGTACGAGACCGACGACGGCAGCGTCAACGTCTCGGTCCGGCCGGAATCCATCTCGGCGGTCGACGCCGAGACCCGCGACCGCTGGGTCGTCGAGACGGCCCGCCGGACGCTCGAACGCGTCGAGGCGTTCGACGACGAGGGCAACGAGTACGCGCTGATGGCCCGCGAGGAGTACGACCTCCCGATGGAGGAGTACACCGACGCCGCCATCGCCGCGCTCGAATCGCTCGACGCCGGCGACGAACTCGAGGAGGAAGAGGCGCCCGCGTAG